The nucleotide sequence GCCAGCGCTGACGAAACGTCGTGGGGCGGGGGCGTGCCCCTTCGTCGAGCTCAGGGCGCTTCGACAGGCCCGTGCTGAGTTTGTCGAAGTGCTCAGCGATCCGTGAACCCGTGCATAAGAGTGGCCAGAGCCGGAGCACTCGGATATACGGCGCGTGCTCCGGCTCTGGCCACAGTTGTGCGCAGTACCGGGCTGGCCCCCCTTCGCTGTGCTCAGGGCGCTTCGACAAGCTTGTGCTGAGCTTGTCGAAGTGCTCAACGACCCGACGGCCCGGCTCGCCGGAGGGGCCCTCAGAGGTCGGCGTTGGCGGTGTCGATCAGCTCGCGGACCTGTTCCAGCGTGACGGGCATGCCGGGGAAGGTGGCGACGCGGCCGATCGGGACCGAGGCCATCATCTCCGCCGCGCCGTCTCCGGCCTGGTCGAGCACCTCCAGGATCTGGCGGGCCATCGCACCCGCTACGGGGTGGTCGGCGAGCTCCCCGATGGTGGAGTCCAGGCTGATCGGCAAGGTCACCTGGTCACCCTCCAGCTCGACGACGACGCTTCCGCGCAGGTCGCGGCTGGAGGCACCGACCTCGAACGTGTAGGCGCCCGGCTCGACGATCCAGCGGTCGACGCGGACGTCCCAGTAGGCGAGGTCGCGGGCCTCGGCGCGGACGGTGACCGACGTCGACTGCCCCGGCGCCAGCTCGACCGACGCGAAGCCCGCGAGCGCGCGGGGCGGGCGCTGGACGGCGGACTCCGCGCGTCCGACGTAGACCTGGACGACCTCCCGTCCCGCGACGGTGCCGGTGTTGGTCAGCAGCACGGTCACGTCGACGTCGCCGTCGGCGGTCACGACGGCCGACGGCTCGGAGTAGGAGAACGTCGTGTAGCTCAGCCCGTGGCCGAACGGGTAGGCGACGGCCTGGCGCTTCGCGTCGTAGCCCCGATACCCGACGAGGATCCCCTCGCCGTAGCGGACGTGCCCGAACTCGCCGGGGAAGCTGCCGTAGCTCGGGTTGTCCTCCAGCCGCAGCGGGATGGTCTCGGCGAGCCGGCCCGACGGGTTGACCCGGCCGAACAGCACGTCGGCGGTGGCGGAGCCTCCGGCCTGGCCGAGCAGCCAACCCTCGAGAATCGCCGGGACGTCGTCGCGGAACGGCAGCGCCACGACGCCGCCGTTGGACAGCACGACGACGACATTGGGGTTCGCCGCGCGGACCGCGGCGAGGGTCTCGAGCTGGACGGCGGGCAGGTCGATGTGGGTACGGTCGTAGCCCTCGGACTCCTCCACCGCGGGGAGGCCCAGGAACACCACCGCAACCTCGGCGGCCGCCGCAGCGGCCACGGCCTCGGCGCACAGGGAGGCGGCGTCGCCGGTGTCGTCGAGGGTGAAGCCGGGCGCGAAGGTGACGTCGGCGTCGGCGGCCAGCGCGTCGAGCGCCGGGTCGAGGCGGGTCGGGTTGATGAGCGACGAGCCGGCCCCCTGGTAGCGCGGGGTCCGGGCGAACTCGCCGATCACCGCAACGCTGCTGCCCGCCCTCAGCGGCAGGAGGCCGCCGTCGTTCTTGAGCAGGACGACGGCGCGGGCGGCGGCCTCGCGGGCCAGCGCGTGGTGGGCGTCGACGTCGAGCGGGCCCGCCACGGGGCGCCGCCCGGCCTTGGCCACGAGGTCGAGGACGCGGGAGGCGGCGAGGTCGAGGGCGGCCTCCGACAGCCGCTGCTCACGCACCGCCGCGACGAGCTGGGCGTCGGTGCGGCCGCCGCTGGACGGCATCTCCAGGTCGAGACCGGCGGGAAGGCCGACGACGCGGTCGTTGACCGCACCCCAGTCGGAGACGACCAGACCCGCGAAGCCCCACTCGCC is from Tessaracoccus palaemonis and encodes:
- a CDS encoding glycoside hydrolase family 3 C-terminal domain-containing protein codes for the protein MTDITDLTLEEKASLTSGADFWTTKAVDRLGVASIMMTDGPHGLRKQSGATDHLGLAGSVPATCFPPAVALASTWDAALAERVGEALGVESAIEDVAVILGPGINIKRSPLCGRNFEYLSEDPLVAGVLGSALVRGIQSKGVGASLKHFAANNQETDRMRASSDVDPRTLREMYLRAFERVVSGEQPWTVMCSYNRINGVYASEDPWLLTDVLRGEWGFAGLVVSDWGAVNDRVVGLPAGLDLEMPSSGGRTDAQLVAAVREQRLSEAALDLAASRVLDLVAKAGRRPVAGPLDVDAHHALAREAAARAVVLLKNDGGLLPLRAGSSVAVIGEFARTPRYQGAGSSLINPTRLDPALDALAADADVTFAPGFTLDDTGDAASLCAEAVAAAAAAEVAVVFLGLPAVEESEGYDRTHIDLPAVQLETLAAVRAANPNVVVVLSNGGVVALPFRDDVPAILEGWLLGQAGGSATADVLFGRVNPSGRLAETIPLRLEDNPSYGSFPGEFGHVRYGEGILVGYRGYDAKRQAVAYPFGHGLSYTTFSYSEPSAVVTADGDVDVTVLLTNTGTVAGREVVQVYVGRAESAVQRPPRALAGFASVELAPGQSTSVTVRAEARDLAYWDVRVDRWIVEPGAYTFEVGASSRDLRGSVVVELEGDQVTLPISLDSTIGELADHPVAGAMARQILEVLDQAGDGAAEMMASVPIGRVATFPGMPVTLEQVRELIDTANADL